From Alteromonas sp. RKMC-009, one genomic window encodes:
- the lipB gene encoding lipoyl(octanoyl) transferase LipB gives MQAFTDERDADTTDEIWLVEHDAVFTQGQAGKAEHILMPGDIPVVNVDRGGQVTYHGPGQQVIYMMLNIKRRKLGVRELVTAMEDAVVALLADYGVEARAKKDAPGVYVDERKVCSLGLRIRKGCSFHGLALNVNMDLAPFNRINPCGYAGMEMIDTARLAGPDSLEIAGPALTQHLLNILNIQEVINKEGFDE, from the coding sequence ATGCAGGCGTTCACCGATGAGCGTGACGCAGACACAACCGATGAAATCTGGCTGGTAGAGCATGACGCTGTGTTTACCCAGGGTCAGGCGGGTAAAGCAGAACACATATTGATGCCGGGAGATATTCCTGTAGTCAACGTAGACCGTGGCGGTCAGGTTACCTACCATGGTCCCGGCCAGCAGGTTATTTACATGATGCTGAATATTAAGCGTCGAAAACTGGGTGTGCGGGAGCTGGTGACGGCGATGGAAGATGCAGTGGTTGCATTACTGGCAGACTACGGTGTAGAAGCCCGCGCTAAGAAAGATGCCCCCGGTGTGTACGTTGATGAACGGAAAGTGTGTTCCTTAGGATTACGGATCCGTAAAGGTTGTTCATTCCATGGACTCGCACTCAATGTTAATATGGACTTAGCTCCGTTCAACCGGATTAATCCCTGCGGCTATGCCGGCATGGAAATGATTGATACTGCGCGGTTAGCAGGGCCTGATTCGCTGGAAATTGCAGGCCCGGCTCTCACGCAACACCTTCTGAATATTCTAAATATTCAGGAAGTCATAAACAAAGAAGGTTTTGATGAGTAA
- the ybeD gene encoding DUF493 family protein YbeD → MDTRFDELLDFPCFQTFKVMGVAHEELPQQVITCLQQHSPGDYSPTVKPSAKGNYHSVSVSVRVTSKEHMETIYTELAKIELVRVVL, encoded by the coding sequence ATGGATACCCGTTTCGATGAGTTGCTGGATTTTCCCTGTTTCCAGACGTTTAAAGTAATGGGTGTAGCCCATGAAGAATTACCGCAGCAGGTGATTACCTGTCTGCAGCAGCATTCGCCGGGAGATTACTCTCCTACCGTTAAGCCCAGTGCTAAAGGTAACTACCATTCTGTGTCGGTGAGTGTCCGTGTGACCAGTAAAGAGCACATGGAAACCATTTATACCGAGCTGGCTAAAATTGAACTGGTCAGGGTTGTATTGTAA